A stretch of Equus przewalskii isolate Varuska chromosome 11, EquPr2, whole genome shotgun sequence DNA encodes these proteins:
- the MTCH2 gene encoding mitochondrial carrier homolog 2 isoform X1, producing MADAASQVLLGSGLTILSQPLMYVKVLIQVGYEPLPPTIGRNIFGRQVCQLPGLFCYAQHIASIDGKRGLFTGLTPRLCSGVLGTVVHGKVLQHYQECDKVEELGPGNVQKEVSCSFDRVIKETTREMMARSAATLITHPFHVITLRSMVQFIGRESKYCGLCDSIVTIYREEGILGFFAGLIPRLLGDIISLWLCNSLAYLVNTYALDSGVSTMNEMKSYSQAVTGFFASMLTYPFVLVSNLMAVNNCGLAGGSPPYSPIYTSWLDCWCLLQKELRSFSHCENRSTSRGHQTSGFACASWAAEKSRPGPRIVPSTSPVGQSNSIQAVGPVMSYTRGPP from the exons ATGGCGGACGCGGCCAGTCAGGTGCTCCTGGGCTCCGGTCTCACCATCCTGTCCCAGCCGCTCATGTACGTGAAGGTGCTCATCCAG GTGGGATATGAGCCTCTTCCTCCAACAATAGGACGAAATATTTTTGGGCGGCAAGTATGTCAGCTTCCTGGTCTCTTTTGTTACG CCCAGCACATCGCGAGCATCGACGGGAAGCGTGGGTTGTTCACAGGCTTAACACCAAGGCTGTGTTCAGGAGTCCTTGGAACTGTGGTCCATGGGAAAGTTTTACAG cATTACCAGGAGTGTGACAAGGTTGAG GAGTTAGGACCTGGAAATGTACAGAAAGAAGTGTCGTGTTCCTTTGACCGAGTTATCAAGGAG ACCACTCGAGAGATGATGGCTCGGTCTGCTGCTACCCTCATCACACATCCCTTCCATG TGATCACTCTGAGGTCAATGGTACAATTCATTGGCAGAGAATCCAAGTACTG TGGACTTTGTGACTCCATAGTAACCATCTATCGGGAAGAGGGCATCCTAGGATTTTTTGC GGGTCTTATTCCTCGCCTCCTAGGTGACATCATTTCTTTGTGGCTGTGTAACTCGCTGGCCTACCTCGTCAATACCTACGCACTGGACAGCGGG GTCTCCACCATGAATGAAATGAAGAGTTATTCCCAAGCTGTCACAGGA TTTTTTGCCAGTATGTTGACCTATCCCTTTGTGCTTGTCTCTAATCTTATGGCTGTCAACAACTGTGG GCTTGCCGGCGGATCCCCTCCTTACTCCCCAATATACACTTCTTGGCTAGATTGCTGGTGCCTGCTGCAGAAAGAG TTGAGAAGCTTCTCTCACTGTGAGAACCGCTCTACCAGCAGAGGGCACCAAACCTCCGGTTTTGCCTGTGCAAGTTGGGCTGCTGAAAAGTCTCGCCCAGGGCCTCGGATTGTTCCAAGTACTAGTCCAGTCGGCCAGTCTAACTCCATCCAAGCTGTAGGTCCAGTAATGTCCTATACCCGTGGTCCTCCATAA
- the MTCH2 gene encoding mitochondrial carrier homolog 2 isoform X3: MADAASQVLLGSGLTILSQPLMYVKVLIQVGYEPLPPTIGRNIFGRQVCQLPGLFCYAQHIASIDGKRGLFTGLTPRLCSGVLGTVVHGKVLQHYQECDKVEELGPGNVQKEVSCSFDRVIKETTREMMARSAATLITHPFHVITLRSMVQFIGRESKYCGLCDSIVTIYREEGILGFFAGLIPRLLGDIISLWLCNSLAYLVNTYALDSGVSTMNEMKSYSQAVTGFFASMLTYPFVLVSNLMAVNNCGLAGGSPPYSPIYTSWLDCWCLLQKEECHFAVN; this comes from the exons ATGGCGGACGCGGCCAGTCAGGTGCTCCTGGGCTCCGGTCTCACCATCCTGTCCCAGCCGCTCATGTACGTGAAGGTGCTCATCCAG GTGGGATATGAGCCTCTTCCTCCAACAATAGGACGAAATATTTTTGGGCGGCAAGTATGTCAGCTTCCTGGTCTCTTTTGTTACG CCCAGCACATCGCGAGCATCGACGGGAAGCGTGGGTTGTTCACAGGCTTAACACCAAGGCTGTGTTCAGGAGTCCTTGGAACTGTGGTCCATGGGAAAGTTTTACAG cATTACCAGGAGTGTGACAAGGTTGAG GAGTTAGGACCTGGAAATGTACAGAAAGAAGTGTCGTGTTCCTTTGACCGAGTTATCAAGGAG ACCACTCGAGAGATGATGGCTCGGTCTGCTGCTACCCTCATCACACATCCCTTCCATG TGATCACTCTGAGGTCAATGGTACAATTCATTGGCAGAGAATCCAAGTACTG TGGACTTTGTGACTCCATAGTAACCATCTATCGGGAAGAGGGCATCCTAGGATTTTTTGC GGGTCTTATTCCTCGCCTCCTAGGTGACATCATTTCTTTGTGGCTGTGTAACTCGCTGGCCTACCTCGTCAATACCTACGCACTGGACAGCGGG GTCTCCACCATGAATGAAATGAAGAGTTATTCCCAAGCTGTCACAGGA TTTTTTGCCAGTATGTTGACCTATCCCTTTGTGCTTGTCTCTAATCTTATGGCTGTCAACAACTGTGG GCTTGCCGGCGGATCCCCTCCTTACTCCCCAATATACACTTCTTGGCTAGATTGCTGGTGCCTGCTGCAGAAAGAG GAATGTCACTTCGCTGTAAATTGA
- the MTCH2 gene encoding mitochondrial carrier homolog 2 isoform X2 — MADAASQVLLGSGLTILSQPLMYVKVLIQVGYEPLPPTIGRNIFGRQVCQLPGLFCYAQHIASIDGKRGLFTGLTPRLCSGVLGTVVHGKVLQHYQECDKVEELGPGNVQKEVSCSFDRVIKETTREMMARSAATLITHPFHVITLRSMVQFIGRESKYCGLCDSIVTIYREEGILGFFAGLIPRLLGDIISLWLCNSLAYLVNTYALDSGVSTMNEMKSYSQAVTGFFASMLTYPFVLVSNLMAVNNCGLAGGSPPYSPIYTSWLDCWCLLQKEGNMSRGNSLFFRKVPFGKTYCCDLRMLI, encoded by the exons ATGGCGGACGCGGCCAGTCAGGTGCTCCTGGGCTCCGGTCTCACCATCCTGTCCCAGCCGCTCATGTACGTGAAGGTGCTCATCCAG GTGGGATATGAGCCTCTTCCTCCAACAATAGGACGAAATATTTTTGGGCGGCAAGTATGTCAGCTTCCTGGTCTCTTTTGTTACG CCCAGCACATCGCGAGCATCGACGGGAAGCGTGGGTTGTTCACAGGCTTAACACCAAGGCTGTGTTCAGGAGTCCTTGGAACTGTGGTCCATGGGAAAGTTTTACAG cATTACCAGGAGTGTGACAAGGTTGAG GAGTTAGGACCTGGAAATGTACAGAAAGAAGTGTCGTGTTCCTTTGACCGAGTTATCAAGGAG ACCACTCGAGAGATGATGGCTCGGTCTGCTGCTACCCTCATCACACATCCCTTCCATG TGATCACTCTGAGGTCAATGGTACAATTCATTGGCAGAGAATCCAAGTACTG TGGACTTTGTGACTCCATAGTAACCATCTATCGGGAAGAGGGCATCCTAGGATTTTTTGC GGGTCTTATTCCTCGCCTCCTAGGTGACATCATTTCTTTGTGGCTGTGTAACTCGCTGGCCTACCTCGTCAATACCTACGCACTGGACAGCGGG GTCTCCACCATGAATGAAATGAAGAGTTATTCCCAAGCTGTCACAGGA TTTTTTGCCAGTATGTTGACCTATCCCTTTGTGCTTGTCTCTAATCTTATGGCTGTCAACAACTGTGG GCTTGCCGGCGGATCCCCTCCTTACTCCCCAATATACACTTCTTGGCTAGATTGCTGGTGCCTGCTGCAGAAAGAG ggaaATATGAGCCGAGGAAATAGCTTGTTTTTCCGGAAGGTCCCCTTTGGGAAGACTTATTGTTGTGACCTGAGAATGTTAATTTGA